Proteins co-encoded in one Streptomyces sp. NBC_01283 genomic window:
- a CDS encoding activator-dependent family glycosyltransferase: MRVLIVSWPWRTHFQPMVPLGWALQAAGHEVRVSSSPDLTESLTASGLMAVPVGPPDVLKKMYEQFTEEQVELVRTLEQLGSRDDFFFDFALNTEEALTWDRLRLRTRYFTEILKGVNDAMVEELVDYCRWWKPDLVVWEWMSHAGPIVARATGAASARIRSEIDVDAWSRRAFLQLREQQAPEEREDALADWLGRWAEKFGKSYSEEMVTGHFTIEHMLGSMRLESDVPHIPLRYVSYHGPAVVTQWARRPPQKPRVLATFGISQNKGREYQAVSVRQLQQILDSLADLDIELVVTAPEKVRRNLKRVPSNAMLTEFVPLHAVVPTCSAVIHHGGIPAFMESIANGVPQLMVGRVVGDIDLRAPLLEEAQGGLYISRPHLSGERVRECLVRLLEEPAFREGADRLRREQATQPTPSELVPELEKLSARYRSR; the protein is encoded by the coding sequence GTGCGCGTCCTGATCGTGTCCTGGCCCTGGAGGACTCACTTCCAGCCGATGGTCCCGTTGGGCTGGGCACTGCAGGCCGCGGGGCACGAGGTGCGTGTCTCGAGCAGCCCGGACCTGACCGAGTCCCTGACCGCGTCGGGCCTGATGGCGGTTCCGGTCGGGCCCCCCGATGTCCTGAAGAAGATGTACGAGCAGTTCACCGAGGAACAGGTGGAGCTCGTGCGGACCCTGGAGCAGCTCGGATCGAGGGACGACTTCTTCTTCGATTTCGCCTTGAACACCGAGGAGGCGCTGACCTGGGACCGGCTGCGCCTGAGAACGCGGTATTTCACGGAGATCCTCAAGGGCGTGAACGACGCGATGGTCGAGGAGTTGGTCGACTACTGCCGCTGGTGGAAGCCGGACCTGGTGGTATGGGAGTGGATGAGCCACGCGGGGCCGATCGTGGCCCGCGCGACAGGCGCGGCCAGCGCGCGCATTCGCTCCGAGATCGATGTCGACGCCTGGTCCCGGCGCGCCTTCCTCCAGCTCCGCGAACAGCAGGCACCCGAGGAGCGAGAGGACGCACTGGCGGATTGGCTGGGGCGTTGGGCGGAGAAGTTCGGGAAGTCGTACTCCGAGGAGATGGTGACCGGACACTTCACCATCGAGCACATGCTGGGTTCCATGCGGCTGGAATCGGATGTGCCGCACATACCCCTGCGCTATGTCTCCTACCACGGGCCCGCCGTCGTGACCCAATGGGCCCGCCGCCCCCCGCAGAAGCCGCGCGTTCTGGCCACCTTCGGGATCAGCCAGAACAAGGGAAGGGAATACCAGGCCGTTTCCGTCAGGCAGTTACAGCAGATACTCGACTCCCTGGCCGATCTGGATATCGAACTGGTGGTGACGGCACCGGAAAAAGTCCGGAGAAATCTGAAGCGGGTTCCCTCCAATGCGATGCTGACGGAGTTCGTCCCCTTGCACGCGGTGGTCCCCACGTGCTCAGCTGTGATCCATCACGGCGGGATTCCCGCATTCATGGAGTCGATCGCCAACGGCGTTCCGCAGTTGATGGTCGGCCGGGTTGTCGGTGACATCGACCTGCGTGCCCCGCTGTTGGAGGAGGCCCAGGGAGGCCTCTACATATCAAGGCCGCACTTGTCCGGGGAGCGGGTCCGCGAGTGCCTGGTGCGGCTGCTGGAGGAGCCGGCGTTCCGGGAGGGCGCCGACAGGCTGCGCAGGGAACAGGCCACGCAGCCGACACCCAGCGAACTGGTCCCCGAACTGGAAAAGCTCTCGGCCCGCTATCGCTCCCGCTGA
- a CDS encoding acyl carrier protein, translated as MLSDRMAELRDMAADIFTVEPEEVERAASFTEDLGADSLLAVELLSRIEQRYDVMIDASDLEKMTDLHSTYKVVADAAGW; from the coding sequence ATGCTGTCAGATCGAATGGCGGAGCTGCGGGACATGGCAGCGGACATCTTCACCGTGGAACCCGAAGAAGTGGAGCGGGCCGCCAGCTTCACCGAAGACCTGGGCGCCGACTCGCTGCTGGCTGTCGAGCTGCTGAGCCGGATCGAGCAGCGGTACGACGTCATGATCGACGCGAGCGACCTGGAGAAGATGACCGATCTCCATTCCACGTACAAGGTCGTGGCCGACGCGGCGGGATGGTAG